NNNNNNNNNNNNNNNNNNNNNNNNNNNNNNNNNNNNNNNNNNNNNNNNNNNNNNNNNNNNNNNNNNNNNNNNNNNNNNNNNNNNNNNNNNNNNNNNNNNNNNNNNNNNNNNNNNNNNNNNNNNNNNNNNNNNNNNNNNNNNNNNNNNNNNNNNNNNNNNNNNNNNNNNNNNNNNNNNNNNNNNNNNNNNNNcatcggcaggcggactctcaaccactgcgccaccagggaagccccccacccagTTCTTGAGTTCGTTTCTGACCttggcttttcttcctccttcgCTCCCGTCCACCCAAGCCATCACGGCCCTGAAGGAGACCATCGGCTGGAGGTACAGCCTCCTCTTCGTGGGTCTCCTGCAGCTCAACCTCGTGGTCTGCGGGGCACTGCTCAGACCTATCATCATCAGAGGACCCGGGACCCCCAAATCCACCACCCACGAAAATCGGAAAGAAGTGCAATACATGCTTGAGAACGAGAAAACCCGCACCTCGATGGATTCCATCGACTCAGGAGTAGAAGTTACTACCTCACCTAAAAACGTGCCTGGTCACGCGGCCGTGGAGCTCGAGCCCAAGGCCGGCCTGCAGCAGACCCTGGGCCAGCCCGGCTCCAAGCCCGGCTGCCAGAAGGCCCCGCTGCTGGACTTCTCCGTGCTGAAAGAGAGAAGTTTTATCTGCTACGCGTTTTTTGGTCTCTTCGTCACCCTGGGGTTCTTCGCCCCGTCCTTGTACATCATTCCCTTGGGCCTCAGTCTGGGCCTGGACCGGGACCGCGCTGCTTTCTTATTATCAGCGATGGCAATCGCAGAAGTGTTCGGGAGGGTCGGGGCTGGGCTGGTCCTGAACAGAGAGCCCATCCGCAAGATCTACATCGAGCTCATCTGTGTCGTCTTACTGACCGTGTCCCTGTTTGCCTTCACTTTTGCCACTGACTTCTGGGGTCTCATGTCCTGTAGCGTATTTTCCGGGGTTATGGTTGGGACGGTGGCGGGGACCCACATCCCGCTGCTCGCTGAGGACGACGTTGTGGGAATCGAGAAGATGTCTTCAGCGGCTGGCGTCTACGTCTTCTTCCAGAGCATCGCGGGGCTGGCCGGACCGCCCCTTGCAGGTCAGTTAAAGTCACAAAGTAAAACCCTTGTCTGCTCTCCTTTTACAATATTTTACTTTTCCGTGATAGTCTGTCCCAGGAGACTGAATCTagtcccctgtgctctgcagtaggagCTTGTTGTTCATCCCTCCCGTAtctaatagtttgcacctgctcaCCAagaactcccactccatccctcccccctccccctcccccctggccaccaccagtctgttctctcaaccacaagtctgtgagtctgtttctgtttcatagatgagtTCATCTGTGTCACAGTTTAGGTTCCACCTGTAGAATACTGTCCTTTAATTAATCGTGCCAGCTTCCTATTCGAGtcgaatggaaaagaaaaactattggtTTTTATACTTGCAGAGAATTATAGAGCTGTCGGGATAGAGGTTACCCGAGCCACCTCTCTTGACTTAAATATGAGGAAAGTGAAAGCCAGAGAATGTCAGCCTACAGCCCAATGGTAAATCAGGGACCAAGTCAGGATTAGAACCTGGGTCTGCTGCCCAAGCTGCCTGGGCTTTTTCTACCAGTTGGCCTTGAAAAATGCTCGCTGGGTGGGCGGGGGTGAGAAACGCTTGGATTTCCGACCTCATTACCCTTTGACTTTTGGGATAACAGAACTAAGGGTCTTCTGTAAGCCAGCTTCCCTTCTGGGGAGGGGTTTTAGGGAACTGAACCTAGAGCAGCACTCTGCAGAGAACTTCGCTAATCACTACAGAATATTTCCCTGTAGGAAGGACATGCGTTTGTTTTCCATCTTAGCCCTGAAATAAGTCCTTGAGGTTATTGTGATTCGAAATCTTACCCCATGTGAAAAGATACCTGAAGTGAACTCGAGTGAAAATAAAAGAGCTCTCTCCTCTTAGGAGAGGATGTCAGCTTTCCAAAGGAGTGGGCATCTATCTCACCGTTCCCCAGTTTTAGATTGTCAGCTAGGACAGGTCAGCCCACAAAGAACACCTGAGTGACAGAATTTTCTCAGGTGCTAAGTAGGCTGTATGTTTGTCTACATCGTCTCTCCCGTCTAGAAAAGACTCCTACCTTCCACgtgcttttttcttaaaaacaaacaaacaaagaaacccagACAAAACAAGGCAGGCAAAGAGCCTGAGAAGTGGCTGAGCCTGGGggagccggggtgggggtgggggggttctTCGTGGCTAACGTGTGACACTCCCGCAGGGCTGCTGGTGGACCAGAGCAAGATCTACAGCAGAGCCTTCTACTCCTGTGCGGCTGGGATGCTTGTGGCCGCCGTGTGCCTCGCCCTCGTGAGACCCTGTAAAAGCGGGCTGTGCCGCCCACCCCGAGCCGGGGAAGGGAAGGCCGAGAGTCACCGTGGGAAAGCGTTACAAGACATCCCAGAAGACTTTCTTGAAATGGACCTGGGGAAGGCTGAGCACAGAGCTCCTATGAAAACGGAGCCCGTGTGACACGCTTGTCATTCACACCAGCCTCCCTGggggctggagagggtgggggacaggggacCCAGGGCAGCAGGGATGTGGACCACCCACCCGCTTTCCAGACTACACTCTAAAGGGAATGTATGCGTGAACACCACTACCaacatccttctttttttccttgtaagtTTTCCTTTTCGCTTGTTTTTTAAGCCAAAACAAAAGCCACCGAACACCCTTTCCGTACCTCAACCTGGCTGTATTCAGTAGCAACACGAAGATGCACAGGACTCTCGGGTTCGCATTCCCGTTTTAAAGAGTGACATGAATTGGCCAAGTGGTTTTAAGAGCTCTCACATGTGATACACTGCTATCTTGGAAAAGGACATCTGGCCGAGGCCACTGAAATGAAATTGgccattccaaaaaaaaaaaaaaaaaaaaaaacaacttacagcatttaaaacatttctcattttcagAAATATGAACAAATTGTTTAAAACCCTTTGAAAAATACTGAGGTTTCCATTAACAAAGTAGAGCCTCTGAATTTTCCACATAGCTCATGGAAATAAAGTACAGTTTGAGACCAAACATTTGGCTAGTAAacggaaattttaaaaatatatgtaacttGAACTTCATAAATGTGAAGATGAccacttctttttatggccagTCACTACCAGAAGTATTTCAATACAGAATACACGGCACAGCGTTCAAAAATGTGTTTCCTATTGCTTTTAATTGTTCAGAAATATGTGATTATAGTGTCTTTAATTTAAACCACTATTTATTATTAAGTTATTCTAGAATGAATaaagtaatcaaaagaaagaaaatctgagacATAAGCAGAATTTTTACCCCCTTTCTGCAATCCTTTACATGCCTCAAAGAATACTTCTTAACTTGTAAAGTGACTCTCGTAAAAGGCCAAGTTGTAAGGATTCTTCAGTTTGATTAAAGACAACGTGCGTCATTTAAAGGGGGGCCAAGGATGAGTAGCAAATCGCCTTATAGCTTTTTTAAGTGATTTGTTTCATCACCTAAGAATACTTGAGGATCTTCTTTGATCAGAATCCTATTTCATTGAATTGTTGaagcatttctgatttttttttaatctcaccgTTGAAGCATTTCTGTATTTCACGTGGGCTAGCAGAGACATTTATTTTACCATCATGAGTTATATCATATAAACCGTGATTGCTCTATGCTACCAGAGTTATCGGGTTAACTGgtcactggttttttttttggagttaCATGTATAGTATTTCTCATGTGcacatttttctgtaaaagggcAAGTATGAGGGTAACAGGTTGGCTACGTACTCATAATGTCCTGAATCTCACTCTACAGGTGATGGTCAGTACCGCTGCTCCATCTTTATTCGTTTGCTGTTAATTTATGACaactcagggggaaaaaaatataacaagcCTAGTTTGGTTACAGGTACACACAAGCTTGAATATTTCTCTGCACTGAAATGAAAGTGGCATAGTTCATCACCACCTGCTACGTTTTTGTATAGTGTTTGATCAGCCATAGAAATAGGACAATCTGTAAAactctggggaggggctggggaggaaatGACAATGTGTCTGTCAAAAACAGACACACCTAGAACAAGGTGGATGTAGCAAATCTCTGTCACTACCAGAGAAGGACTTGGAGCTTGTGGCACTTTTGCAGACTTCATGACTTCAGCACTTTACAGCATTTTTTACTATGAATGTTCAatacaatttaatatttatatctgGTTTCAGAGCGATCTGCTTAAGACGTCCATTCTGTTAATtgcatgggaaaaaaatgtatgccaATTTCAGTATGTCAGTAATCAAGgttttaaatgtttggcagaaatgaaaacaggattgcTGATTTGTTCTGTATTCTGTGACATTCTGGTACTTCTAGATTTGCAATAAATGTATggcttttttatttaaagagagtGATTCGGTTTTTTCTTGACTCCTTGGCGTTCACTGGTGGATCCAGCTAAAGTTATAAAAACTCAAGGAAGATTCATGTCAAATAacgtttttaaaagcttttgtgcaaaatcttttaactGCACTAGAGACGCATAAACGTTTCCAAGACATGCTAGTTGAACATCATTATttcataaatgcaaaataaatgaatggggacttccctggtggtccaatggttaagactccacactcccaatgcagtggggcacgggttcgatctctggttggggaactaagatcccacatgccacacagcatggcaaaaaattaaaaaataaataaatgaaggaaatgatatccTGGTGGCCACAGAGAGATAGCTCAGCCTATCAAAAGTAATAAGTGAACATAGTTAAGACTAACCATACATGGTTACAGAACACGTCCAGGAACTGCTCTAACCTGTAAGTAAACAGCATGGACTTTCCATGCCAGGGCTCTGCaaaaacttcttctgtaaaggtcCAGATAGTAACTATTTAAGGCTTTGCGGGCCACACAGGCTTGGTCACAACTATTCAGCTCTGCCTCTGCAGGGCGCaaacagccatagacaaaatgtaaatgaatgagcaaggCTGtctcaataaaagtttatttatggatactgaaatttgaattccATAAAATTCTCACACTATgaaatattgttgatttttttcagccacgtaaaaatgtaaaaatcattagTTTGCAGGCGGTCAAGAAAACTCGGCAGTGaactggatttggcctgtgggcctgCTCCACGCACCTGGGACACTGATCGGACAGGTACCACCAGTAGCAAAACTGTAAACTAGCTGTCCTGACTGATGGGGAAGGATCGTCGTGGTCAAAGTGATCCTTAGATCACAGGTGCCAGAGATAGGAAAGATCAAACAGCTGCTAGCACATTATCAGGTTTCACTGCCTGTGATTAAAGAGATTTGGCTTCCAGGTTACTGACGAAATAATTTCACTACAAATGTAGACCACTTCCCTTcccaaaataaaatcattccaGTTGTAAAAATGAGATAAGATCATGTGTTCTTTTAAGACAAATGCATTCTTAACAGATACAATGTTTCCAAGCTTTTTAACCAGGTTATCAATTTTCGACTCCAATAATGTGTAGGGTAgcttttgtacatttatttaccTTTCCTTTAGCTCAATACCTGGTGATAAAATATAGATTCTAACTCAGAGTTCCGTGGCCGGGTCATCCATTCAAGTCACTTGAGGTATTTATTACATTTAGATTTCTGTACTTCTCAAATATTATAAATCAGAAATGATCAtgaatcctttctttttctttttttctcttcttggccGCAACGCaccgcgcagcttgcgggatccagttccccgaccaggaatgaGCCCAGCCCACCGCAGTGATAGCGCCgcatcctaaccactaggccaccaaaGAAGTCCCAtgaatccttatttttaaaagctcccagatATGGGGTTCACTAATACGCCTAGAGTTTAGAAAGCCACTgcccttaaaattttaaatggttatgAACATTAATTAAAACGACCAATTTAAAGACAATTCAGACATGGTACACGCTAAAAGATCACTCCTATAAGTATACATCGCACTGCAAAAAGAGAAGCGGTCCTGGGTTTCAGGTTTATGGTTAATACACGGGAGGCCTACAGGCTCCAACAGGTGGGCCAGACTCTGTCGCATAAGTAAGGAAACTAGCTCCCCCTGGTGTTCAGTGTCTGTCATGACCGCCTGAGGGTGCTGAACAAGAAAAGTGCCGAGGTCAGGAACTTGCAAAACTTCGTTTTTCACGTACGAAAAACTCTCACGGCCAAATCACAATGACCACAGTGACTATGGATCTCCTAGAGGGGAAATGGGACAGCAAAACTGATACCCCAGAACACTTTATCTATACaggcttttaaaatatagctCACCCAAGGTTAcgggaaaaaaataactaattgtGGCcgttaatttataatatttatctaCCTTTCCGGCAACTCAGCCAGAGAACAAGCACGCTAACCATCCTAGCAACTTACTCCCCTAGAATTCGACCCAAACTTTACCTCCTCTACGCTGGGGACTCTCTTGCTAAGTCCCGACTTCACTGCGGATCTCCCGACTGTGTGAGAGCAGTAGTGCCACCTTAACCTGTCCTCAGCAGAAGCCTTGATCCTCCTCCCCACATCCTACTGGCTCTGCTTTCTAAATGTATCCATAACCTGACTGCCTCTGCCAACTCCGCCAGCAGCCTGGATCCGAGGCACTGTCTGTCATCTTCGCTCGATCACTGCAATCGTCTTCCAGCAGGTTTGCCCACTTCCGCTCTCGCCACACATGCACCCCAGCCCACCCTGGCCTTCGTTTTCCAGACAGAAGCCTTGCAACAATCCTTTTAAAGCATGAGTCGTACACGACCACATGCCCAAGACTACTACTTTCTGCCCGGCTCTTACTGCACCGGCTTTATTATTGTTCCTTGAAATCACACGCCTCAGGCCTTGGCATCTGTGGTCCCTTTGCCTGGTCCTGCTTCCCTGAGATGTGCACATGACATGAGCCTCCAATCTGGTCCCCCCGCAAAAGTCCCTCCCCTGAGGAGGCATGCCTGAATATCCTATCCAAAACAGCACTGGTTTCTACCCCTTTACTCTGATGTTATAAAAGTactgtttgggcttccctggtggcgcagtggttgcgcgtccgcctgccgatgcagggga
This region of Physeter macrocephalus isolate SW-GA chromosome 14, ASM283717v5, whole genome shotgun sequence genomic DNA includes:
- the SLC16A6 gene encoding monocarboxylate transporter 7 isoform X3, whose protein sequence is MVGGLLVSVGMVIASFSQKVYHMYIAIGIVSGLGYCFSFLPTVTILSQYFDRRRSVVTAVASTGECFAMFAFAPAITALKETIGWRYSLLFVGLLQLNLVVCGALLRPIIIRGPGTPKSTTHENRKEVQYMLENEKTRTSMDSIDSGVEVTTSPKNVPGHAAVELEPKAGLQQTLGQPGSKPGCQKAPLLDFSVLKERSFICYAFFGLFVTLGFFAPSLYIIPLGLSLGLDRDRAAFLLSAMAIAEVFGRVGAGLVLNREPIRKIYIELICVVLLTVSLFAFTFATDFWGLMSCSVFSGVMVGTVAGTHIPLLAEDDVVGIEKMSSAAGVYVFFQSIAGLAGPPLAGLLVDQSKIYSRAFYSCAAGMLVAAVCLALVRPCKSGLCRPPRAGEGKAESHRGKALQDIPEDFLEMDLGKAEHRAPMKTEPV
- the SLC16A6 gene encoding monocarboxylate transporter 7 isoform X2: MTQKKSQLCSRANVYTQVPDGGWGWVVAVSFFFVEVFTYGIIKSFGVFFNDLMDSFDESNSRISWIISICVFVLTFTAPVSTVLSIGFGHRLVVMVGGLLVSVGMVIASFSQKVYHMYIAIGIVSGLGYCFSFLPTVTILSQYFDRRRSVVTAVASTGECFAMFAFAPAITALKETIGWRYSLLFVGLLQLNLVVCGALLRPIIIRGPGTPKSTTHENRKEVQYMLENEKTRTSMDSIDSGVEVTTSPKNVPGHAAVELEPKAGLQQTLGQPGSKPGCQKAPLLDFSVLKERSFICYAFFGLFVTLGFFAPSLYIIPLGLSLGLDRDRAAFLLSAMAIAEVFGRVGAGLVLNREPIRKIYIELICVVLLTVSLFAFTFATDFWGLMSCSVFSGVMVGTVAGTHIPLLAEDDVVGIEKMSSAAGVYVFFQSIAGLAGPPLAGQLKSQSKTLVCSPFTIFYFSVIVCPRRLNLVPCALQ
- the SLC16A6 gene encoding monocarboxylate transporter 7 isoform X1 → MTQKKSQLCSRANVYTQVPDGGWGWVVAVSFFFVEVFTYGIIKSFGVFFNDLMDSFDESNSRISWIISICVFVLTFTAPVSTVLSIGFGHRLVVMVGGLLVSVGMVIASFSQKVYHMYIAIGIVSGLGYCFSFLPTVTILSQYFDRRRSVVTAVASTGECFAMFAFAPAITALKETIGWRYSLLFVGLLQLNLVVCGALLRPIIIRGPGTPKSTTHENRKEVQYMLENEKTRTSMDSIDSGVEVTTSPKNVPGHAAVELEPKAGLQQTLGQPGSKPGCQKAPLLDFSVLKERSFICYAFFGLFVTLGFFAPSLYIIPLGLSLGLDRDRAAFLLSAMAIAEVFGRVGAGLVLNREPIRKIYIELICVVLLTVSLFAFTFATDFWGLMSCSVFSGVMVGTVAGTHIPLLAEDDVVGIEKMSSAAGVYVFFQSIAGLAGPPLAGLLVDQSKIYSRAFYSCAAGMLVAAVCLALVRPCKSGLCRPPRAGEGKAESHRGKALQDIPEDFLEMDLGKAEHRAPMKTEPV